The nucleotide window GGGTGCGGCGTCCGCAACCGACGAACACGATGGCGAGGAGCGCATCGACGACGGGGCCGACGAATCCGCATCCGGGAGCGACGACAGTGAGCGCGACGGCAACGATCGCGACGGTGACGAATCGGCCGAACCGGACTGGACAGAGAGTGACACGCCGACCGACCGATCGCTGCTCGACGTCGTTGCGACTCACGAGAGCGCGTACGCGGTCGGCGAGGGCGGAATCGTGCTCGCCCGCGACGAGGACGAGTGGACGGTGGCGCTCGACGACGGCCCGACGGCGAACGGGAACGTGCTGCGCGGCGTGGACGCGACCGACGACGGTGAAGCCATCTGGTTCGCCGGCGACAGCGGCGTGCTCGGGCGCTACGCTGACGGAACGCTGACCGACCACTCCGCACCGAAGGATCAGACCAGCACCTGGGAGGACGTCGCCGTGACGGGCGAATTGGGCGGCGAGCGGCTCTACCTGGTCAACGGCTCGGGCGAACTCCTCCGCGGCAGCTACGAAGGCGGTACGGTCTCGTGGGAGGACATCGAAAAACCAGGGAGCGGGTCGAGCATCTCGTCGATCGCGTTCGTCGACGGCGACCGTGGCCATCTCTGTGACACCAACCAGTCGGTCTACGAGACGACCGACGGCGGCGAATCGTTCGAGCGGATCGGTATCGAGGACGCGAACGCCGCCTTCATCGATATCGCCGCCAACGCCGCCGAAACGCTCGTCACGGCCGACGACGGCTCGCTGTTCCGCCACGACGGCGCGGTCTGGACCCGACGTCGGCCGGGCGAGGCGGCGCTCTCGGCGATCGCCATCGACGACGAAGCGGGGTTCGCGGCCGGCGACGGCGGTGCGATGTACGAACGCGCAAACGGGGACTGGGAATCGGTCGAGACACCGGTTGCTGCGGATTTACGGGGGATCGCGGTCGGAGATCAACGAGCCGTCGCGGTCGGTGCCGAGGGAACGATCGTCGAGCGATAGCCCTATTTCGCCCAGTCGACCATCCGCGCGTAGCGTTCGTCCGAGGAAAGTGCGTTCTCGTCGCCGACGAGCACGAGCGCCTTCTTCGCGCGCGTGAGTGCGACGTTCACCCGTCGGTGATCCTCGAAGATCGGTGAATCGAGGTCGCCAGTCGCGACGAACGAGACGATGATAACCTCCTTCGCCGAGCCCTGGAACCGATCGACGGTGTCGACGGCGACGTCGGGTACTTCTCGGCGGATGGCTGCCGCCTGCGCGCGAAACGGCGCGATGACGCCGATCTCCTCGCGCGGGACGTCCGCTTCGACGGCTCGCTCGACGAGCTCCGCGACCGCCGTCACCTCCGCGGGGTTCGTGTTCCCCTGCGCCGTGCCGTCGGGATCGACGAACGCGACCCGTTTCCGGAGGAGGTCGGGGAGCGCGTCGGCATCCACAGTTGGAAGGTCGGTGACGTGCTGGGCGGCGACCGCCCCGCTCGCCGGCCGGAGCGCGCCGTCGTAGAATTCCTGAGAGGAGTAGGCCTGGATCCGCTGGGCCATCCGGTACTGGGTGTCGAGCAGCACCGACGCGTCCGGATGCTCGGCGGCCAGTCGCTCGAACAGCGATCGCGAGAGGTCGGCCGCCCGCCCGCCACCGCCGCTCGGCGACGGCTCGATCGATTGCTGGACGTCAGCGTGCCCGCCGTCCGATCGTGCAGCGGTCGGGGTCGTCGGTTCGGATTCGGTTGCCTGCTCGGTGTCGGCCGACTGCACCACCGGCGGGAGCTGCTGGTGATCACCGACGAGGACGAACCGGTCGGCGAGCGCGAGCGCGGCGAGCGTCGCCGGCTCGGTGAGCTGGCCAGCTTCGTCGACGAGCGCCACGTCGAATTCCGTCTCGCGCAATACGCGCGAACCACAACTCGCGGTCGTCGCTGCCACGACCGGGGCCTCGCTGAGCTCGCGCGCCCGCGCTTCGGGGTCGCCGCGCGATTCGAGCCGATGGTCCTGCATGTCCTCGCGCACGCCGCTCTCGGTTCCCACGCGGACGAACTCGGTGAACCCCTGTTCCTCGAGCGCTTCGAGCGCGTTGTCGACCGCACGGTTGGTGAAGGCCGACAGGAGCACGCGCTCGCCACGATCGACCAGCGCTCGGATCGCCCGGGCGATCGTGTAGGTCTTGCCGGTGCCGGGCGGCCCGTGGATCAGCGCGCAGTCGTCGGCCCCGACCGCCATGCGTACGGCCCGATCCTGAGCGGGGTTGTTGTCGATGAACGTCTCGTCGATTTCCCGAAATGTCGGCTCGCGCCGGTCGAAGAGCACGTCCTTCTGGGTGAGATCGCCGGCGAGCACCGCGTCGTGCAGCGCCGTGAGCATTCCATCCACACCCATCTCGGAGGGATAGACGTCGAGCCGGCGGAGCTCGACGGGTTCGTCAGTTTCGACGACGACCTCCTCGCCCAGTTCGATCACGCGAGCCATCTCGGCGGTCCCTCGTACGGGGTGGCCGTCGCTCGCGAGAACGACGTCGCCCTCGCGGATCTTCGACACCGGGTCGTCACAGCGCGCGCGGAGTTCCCACCGACCGTCGACTTCCGTCTCCCCTATCGGTTCGAGGTCGACGAGCGCCCGGTCGGCGGCGGCGCGCTCTTCGGCGCTCTGGGTCCAGAGCTTCGCGTACTCCCGGTGGACCGCTCGGCGCTCGTCCTCGATGGCCCGGTAGAACCGTTCGAAATAGGCCCGCTCTTCCGCGGGGAGCGGCTCGCCGATCCCTCCGGCCTTCGACTCCTGGTCGAGCCGACCGGAGATCACCATGCAGGTGTCCTGCTCGAAGCAGTAGTTGCAGGTCGCGTTGGCCTCGTAGCCCGTCGGCACGGTTTTGTCGACGCCCATCGCGGCGAGTTCGTTGCGCTGTCTGAGGACGTACTCCAACAGCCCGTCGGACAGCGAGAAATCCTTCGCCGGCGAGAGATCACCATCCGTTTCGCTCCTGTCGAGGGCGGCGTTTTTCGTGTAGATCAGCGTCCCGGTGTCGGGTGGTTCACCCATCTCATCGAGGAGAAGTGCGTAACAGGCGACCTGCACCTTGTCCTGAAAGCGTGGTTCGCTATTCGTGTTCTTTCCCGTCTTAAGCTCGACCGGCGCGCCGCGGCGCACGGCGTCGGCTCGCCCCTTCAGGCCGTACCGTTCCGAGATCAGCGTCCGTTCGGATCGCCACTCGTCTCCACCATCGAGGGTGCCCTGTCGGAGCCAGCCGTCGATGGCGCGAGCGTGGTCGGCCACGTCCGCCCTGACTTCGTCGGCGTCGCGGTCGAGCAGTCCGAGATCGAGACCCGCCTCGGCGACACGCTCGTCGATCGCCGTCTCGACGTCGCCGCCGCGGAGCAGATCAGAGAAGACCTCGTGGACGATCGTCCCCTTGATCACCGGGTAGTTGAGCGGCACACCGGAGAGTTTGTTGAGGTAGTGCATCCGGGGACACTGGACCCAGGATCGCACGTCGGTCACGTTCACGAGGTAGTCGGGTTCGACGACGATTCTGGAATCGCCGGTCGTCGAATACTGGATCTCGCCCCGATATTCGTCCTCCTCGACGTCGACAGCGAGCAGCTCCATGCCTTCTTCGGCGTAGTCGACGGTTTCGGTCCACTTGCCCCACAGCGTGAGCGTCACGGGGGCGGCCCGTCCGTCGTCGGGCCTGAGCGTGAGCTCCGCGCAATCGCGCTCGCCGTAGTCGGTGCTCACCGACGTCACCTCGCCCACCTCGACGAGCGATCCCCGCAGTTCGGTCACACGCTAAAACAGGGTCGGCTGGTGAAAAACGCTATCGGTCATCGAAATCGTCAGTGGATGCTGTTCCCTGGGTGCTACTGTGGGGTACCACGGTACTCGTCGTCGCCGAACCCGAGCAGTGGCCAGAAGATGAAGTTCAGAAACCACAGTCCGAGAGCGAACCCGACCCCGTGGCCGAACGCTCGCGAGACACCGGCGAACATCTTGTACATGCCGTAGAGGTTCACGATCGGAACGAAGAGGATTATCAGCAGCCACCACCACGCGTTGCCGCCGATCTTGAGCATGACGTACAGGTTGTATATCGGAATGATTGCAGCCCACCCCGGCTGACCGGCCCGCTGGAAGGGCCGTGTTTAATCGCTAGACAACGTCGGATCAGGTCGCCAGAGTGACGGAGTTGAAGCGGAAGACGGCGAAGTATGTCAACGCAAATCTTCCGCTTCACCGAACGTGTTGTCTTCGCCGTCAAAAGGGTTGCCGATGATTGGGACGAACCCGCCGCCCCGGAAGGTGGCGGCGGGTTCACCGATGCAGCGATGATATCCATCCACTGTCTCCGGATTTATCTCGATACAACCTACCGGATGACGATCGATGTGTTGACGGAAATGCCACGAATATCGCGGGAGATCGGCCTTGAGCCGGCCGATCTCCCGCATCCATCGACGTTATGTCTCGCTTTCGATAGAATTGAGATGGCGGTCTGTCGAACACTTCTCCAGCAGTCTGCGCAGTTTCATAACACTGGGCCGATCGGAGCGATCGACGCTACGTTCTTCGAGCGCTCGCCTGCGAGCCGCTCGTACTGCAACAAGACGAAATACGAGGTACAGGGCCTCAAAGCCACGAAACTTGTCGATGCAGAAACAAACGTCATCCTCGATTTGCACTGTACGACCACCAGAGAAGGAAGTGACGCCGACATCTGCATGCAACTCGCCCGCCGGCAGGCGGACGAGTTGCAGATCCTCACTGCTGACAAAGGCTACGACTGCACGTGGCTGCGTGAGTACCTCCGTGAGGATCTTGACCTCCGACCGTTGATCAAGCACTGCATCAACAAGCCCTACGATCACGCCCACAACGCCCGAATTGACGACGATCTCTACCACCAGCGCTCCATGTCAGAAACCGTCTTCTCCTCGGTCAAGCGCTCGCTGGGCGTCGCCCTGCGAGCGCGGACATGGTATCGAGAATTTCGTGAGATCGCGTTGATGTGTGCGGTGTACAACATCAAGCAGGCCGCAAAACAGGAAATTCCACTTCCGTCATGCGATTAAACACGGCCGCTGGAAGGCCTTCCACATACCGGCAAGGGTAACGAGCGCTACCACCACGGCGATCAGTGTGGATACAGCTCCAAACACACCACCGCCATCACTCTGTAGCGGAACGAGCAGGAACTCCGAAATTGCTGACATCGATTGATCGCAACAGATCGCTGTGTATTAAATATTTCTATTCTGTAGTAGATTAATATAGGTATTTATAGAGAAAACTGAATAGTTGGTACATCGAATCGGGGAATAACAGAGTGTGTCTCCGTATGAAAGCATCCGTCCGAAAACACAGTGATCCAACAGCGTACCACTGCCAGCAACGACGAACGGTAGGCCTATTTCACGCCGGCGAGTCGGCCCTCACATGCAGACAGTGCTCCTCGCGGCCGGCGAAGGCACGCGGATGCGCCCGCTGACCGCCCACACGCCGAAACCGATGCTCCCGGTCGCCGACCGCCCGCTCTGTGCGCACACCGCCGACGCGGCTATCGCGGCCGGCACGGACGAACTCATTCTGGTCGTCGGCTACGAGGCCGACGCCGTCCGGGACTACTTCGGCGAGGAGTATCGCGGGATCCCGGTGAAATACGCCACGCAGGACCAACAGTTGGGAACGGCTCACGCCGTCCGCGCCGCGCGCGAACACCTCGACGGCGACTTCGCCGTCCTCTACGGCGACGACCTCTACGATCCAGGAAGTATTCAGGAACTGTTCGAGAACGCACCGGGCATCACCGCCTACCGCGCCGAAAACCCCTCCAACTACGGAGTGCTCGACACCGATGGCGAGCGAGTGGTGGGCGTCACCGAGAAGCCAGAGGAGCCCGAGACCGACCTCGTGAGCGCCGGAGCCTGTGTTTTGCCGAGCGAAGCTCGCGAGTGGCTCGACGTCGAACAGAGCGAGCGCGGCGAGTACGAACTCACGGACGTGCTCGATCGGGTGTTCGCCGAGTACGACGTCTCCTACACCGAACTCGACCGCTGGATGGGCGTCGGCCGACCCTGGGAACTCCTCGAAGCCAACGAATGGAAACTCGCCGCCCTCGACGGGCGCGTGGACGGCGACGTCAGCGACCGCGCCGAACTCCGTGGGCCCGTCGTGGTGGAAGAGGGCGCACACGTCGAGCCGGGTGTGGTCGTCGAGGGTCCGGCCCTGATCCGGTCCGGTGCACACGTCGGTCCGAACGCCTACGTCCGCGGCGCGACGCTGCTCGGCGAGGAAGTGAGGGTCGGCAACGGCGTCGAGATCAAAAACAGCGTCGTGATGGCCGGGACGCACGTCCCCCACCTCTCGTACGTCGGCGACAGCGTTCTGGGGAAGGACGTGAATTTCGGAGCCAACACGACGGTCGCCAACCTCCGCCACGACGACGAGCCGGTGAAGCAAACTGTCAAGAGCGAGCGCGTCTCGACCGGCCGACGGAAGTACGGCGTCGTCGTCGGCGACGGGACGAAAACCGGGGTCCACACCACGCTCTATCCGGGCGTCGTGCTCGATGCGGGCACGCGGACGGAGCCGGACGAGACGGTCGCTCGCGACAGGTAGTCGGATATTTATATCGTGAGATGTGAACACGGGCCATGAACGATCCGACGTCCGCGGTCGGCGAGGCTACCGAAGGAAGCGCGCCGACGTGTGCGAGCTGCGACGAGAAGATCGTCGACGAGCCGACCCATCGCGTGCTGACGGGCATCGAAAACGGACAGGTGAGCACCGAGCATTTCTGTGACGAGGATTGCCGCGCGGCGTTCGTGGGCTGAGGGTCAGAACTCGACGTTCGAGGTCGAGGTGAGATCCACATCGTCGTCCTCTTTCGGCCCGGTGGCGACGAACTCGTAGCGTTCGTCGGCGAGTCGCACGGCACCGTTCTCGACTGCGATGGCGATGTCGGCGAGGCGTGCGCCCTCGCAGGGGCCGAACGTGCAGTAGCCGGTGTCGGCCTCGAACATCGCGCCGTGGTTCGTACAGACGATCTCGCCGTTCCGGCACTCCGCGCCCGACCCCTTGTCAAGGCCGATATGGGTGAAATGCATACAGTGGTTCAGCCACGCTTCGATGCCGTCGTCGGTGTCGACGAGAACGGCCTCGTGGGTTTCTCCATTATCGCGTTCACGGATCCTGAACAGCGCCGTCGTGTCGGCAGGAACGTCGTCGACCGGCATGATCGTGCCGTCAGCGGATGCCATCACCCGGAGTTGGCGACCGACCGGGGTAGGCCCGTCGTTTGCGAATAGGACTACTCGCTCGGCTCGGCGACCTTCACGACCTGTTTGCCGATGTTGTCGCCCTCGAACAGTCCGAGGAAGGCGTCGGGTGCGTTCTCGAAGCCATCGACGATCGACTCGCGATGGACGAGGTCGCCGTCTTCCACCCATTCCTGGAGGCGCGCGTTGGCCTGCTCGAAACGGGCCACGTAGTCGCCCACGAGCAGTCCCTGGACGCGGGCGCGCGAGGGGATGAGCAGCGGGAGCTTCCGAGGACCGGTCGCGACGCCCTCGTCGTTGTACGTGGCGATCTGCCCACAGACCGCGACGCGCGCGTCGACGTTGAGCTGCGTGAAGACGGCGTCCGAGATCGGCCCGCCGACGTTGTCGAAGTAGCCGTCGACGCCCTCGGGAGCCGCCTCGTCAAGCGCCGCGCGGTAGTCGTCGGTCTCTTTGTAGTTGATGCCGGCGTCGAAGCCGAGATCGTCTTCGAGATAGTCGACTTTCTCGTCGCTGCCCGCGAAGCCGACGACGCGCGCACCGGCGAAGGACGCCAGTTGGCCGACCGTCGAGCCGACCGCACCGGCCGCGCCCGAGACGGCCACCGTATCGCCCGGGGTCGGTTCGACCACCTCGCGCGTGCCGAAGTAGGCAGTTCGACCGGGCATGCCCAGCACGCCGAGATACGATTCGGGCGGGGCGTTCGCGCTCGGTTCGACGGGTGCGAGATCGTCGCCGTCGAGGGTCGCGTACTCGCTCCAGGAGCCGTTGCCGAAGACGAACTCGCCAGCCTTCCAGTCGTCGTGTTCGGAGTCGACGATCTCGCCGACGACGTGGCCGGCCATCGGTTCGCCCACGTCCCACGGGTCGGCGTACGATTCGCGGTCGCGCATCCGTCCGCGCATGTACGGATCTACGGACAGGAAGAGCGTGCGGACGAGCACCTCGCTGTGTTTCGGCTCCGGAATCTCGGTCTCTTCGAGTTCGAAGGTGTCGCGGTCGGGCTTGCCCTCTGGCCGTTTGCCGAGAACGAACTGTCGATTGGTCTGGCTCACGGGGCCGGTATGGTCGACCGGCGGAGGAGCGTTCCGGTTCGCACAGCCACCGATATGCATTAATGATTACAAAAGATTGAAGCACACCTCGCCTGCATGTGTTTTTGGAACACAATGTCAATGGAA belongs to Halococcus qingdaonensis and includes:
- a CDS encoding NADP-dependent oxidoreductase, which translates into the protein MSQTNRQFVLGKRPEGKPDRDTFELEETEIPEPKHSEVLVRTLFLSVDPYMRGRMRDRESYADPWDVGEPMAGHVVGEIVDSEHDDWKAGEFVFGNGSWSEYATLDGDDLAPVEPSANAPPESYLGVLGMPGRTAYFGTREVVEPTPGDTVAVSGAAGAVGSTVGQLASFAGARVVGFAGSDEKVDYLEDDLGFDAGINYKETDDYRAALDEAAPEGVDGYFDNVGGPISDAVFTQLNVDARVAVCGQIATYNDEGVATGPRKLPLLIPSRARVQGLLVGDYVARFEQANARLQEWVEDGDLVHRESIVDGFENAPDAFLGLFEGDNIGKQVVKVAEPSE
- a CDS encoding Rieske (2Fe-2S) protein, with the translated sequence MASADGTIMPVDDVPADTTALFRIRERDNGETHEAVLVDTDDGIEAWLNHCMHFTHIGLDKGSGAECRNGEIVCTNHGAMFEADTGYCTFGPCEGARLADIAIAVENGAVRLADERYEFVATGPKEDDDVDLTSTSNVEF
- a CDS encoding DUF5684 domain-containing protein, producing MLKIGGNAWWWLLIILFVPIVNLYGMYKMFAGVSRAFGHGVGFALGLWFLNFIFWPLLGFGDDEYRGTPQ
- the glmU gene encoding bifunctional sugar-1-phosphate nucleotidylyltransferase/acetyltransferase, which translates into the protein MQTVLLAAGEGTRMRPLTAHTPKPMLPVADRPLCAHTADAAIAAGTDELILVVGYEADAVRDYFGEEYRGIPVKYATQDQQLGTAHAVRAAREHLDGDFAVLYGDDLYDPGSIQELFENAPGITAYRAENPSNYGVLDTDGERVVGVTEKPEEPETDLVSAGACVLPSEAREWLDVEQSERGEYELTDVLDRVFAEYDVSYTELDRWMGVGRPWELLEANEWKLAALDGRVDGDVSDRAELRGPVVVEEGAHVEPGVVVEGPALIRSGAHVGPNAYVRGATLLGEEVRVGNGVEIKNSVVMAGTHVPHLSYVGDSVLGKDVNFGANTTVANLRHDDEPVKQTVKSERVSTGRRKYGVVVGDGTKTGVHTTLYPGVVLDAGTRTEPDETVARDR
- a CDS encoding AAA domain-containing protein, encoding MTELRGSLVEVGEVTSVSTDYGERDCAELTLRPDDGRAAPVTLTLWGKWTETVDYAEEGMELLAVDVEEDEYRGEIQYSTTGDSRIVVEPDYLVNVTDVRSWVQCPRMHYLNKLSGVPLNYPVIKGTIVHEVFSDLLRGGDVETAIDERVAEAGLDLGLLDRDADEVRADVADHARAIDGWLRQGTLDGGDEWRSERTLISERYGLKGRADAVRRGAPVELKTGKNTNSEPRFQDKVQVACYALLLDEMGEPPDTGTLIYTKNAALDRSETDGDLSPAKDFSLSDGLLEYVLRQRNELAAMGVDKTVPTGYEANATCNYCFEQDTCMVISGRLDQESKAGGIGEPLPAEERAYFERFYRAIEDERRAVHREYAKLWTQSAEERAAADRALVDLEPIGETEVDGRWELRARCDDPVSKIREGDVVLASDGHPVRGTAEMARVIELGEEVVVETDEPVELRRLDVYPSEMGVDGMLTALHDAVLAGDLTQKDVLFDRREPTFREIDETFIDNNPAQDRAVRMAVGADDCALIHGPPGTGKTYTIARAIRALVDRGERVLLSAFTNRAVDNALEALEEQGFTEFVRVGTESGVREDMQDHRLESRGDPEARARELSEAPVVAATTASCGSRVLRETEFDVALVDEAGQLTEPATLAALALADRFVLVGDHQQLPPVVQSADTEQATESEPTTPTAARSDGGHADVQQSIEPSPSGGGGRAADLSRSLFERLAAEHPDASVLLDTQYRMAQRIQAYSSQEFYDGALRPASGAVAAQHVTDLPTVDADALPDLLRKRVAFVDPDGTAQGNTNPAEVTAVAELVERAVEADVPREEIGVIAPFRAQAAAIRREVPDVAVDTVDRFQGSAKEVIIVSFVATGDLDSPIFEDHRRVNVALTRAKKALVLVGDENALSSDERYARMVDWAK
- a CDS encoding DUF7576 family protein, with the protein product MNDPTSAVGEATEGSAPTCASCDEKIVDEPTHRVLTGIENGQVSTEHFCDEDCRAAFVG
- a CDS encoding IS5 family transposase, with protein sequence MSTQIFRFTERVVFAVKRVADDWDEPAAPEGGGGFTDAAMISIHCLRIYLDTTYRMTIDVLTEMPRISREIGLEPADLPHPSTLCLAFDRIEMAVCRTLLQQSAQFHNTGPIGAIDATFFERSPASRSYCNKTKYEVQGLKATKLVDAETNVILDLHCTTTREGSDADICMQLARRQADELQILTADKGYDCTWLREYLREDLDLRPLIKHCINKPYDHAHNARIDDDLYHQRSMSETVFSSVKRSLGVALRARTWYREFREIALMCAVYNIKQAAKQEIPLPSCD
- a CDS encoding WD40/YVTN/BNR-like repeat-containing protein, giving the protein MADSSAGGSGFFAYYRQYARSGVHAASAAALTAIGLWASFTGNRSFILLAIAVYVLPPLFLYLTNEGERVPSVVDEDVPTDHGADRSEASTGETRDSSDSDDDHDPRDGRVDRSQADATAERRTTDDSSALDTSGAASATDEHDGEERIDDGADESASGSDDSERDGNDRDGDESAEPDWTESDTPTDRSLLDVVATHESAYAVGEGGIVLARDEDEWTVALDDGPTANGNVLRGVDATDDGEAIWFAGDSGVLGRYADGTLTDHSAPKDQTSTWEDVAVTGELGGERLYLVNGSGELLRGSYEGGTVSWEDIEKPGSGSSISSIAFVDGDRGHLCDTNQSVYETTDGGESFERIGIEDANAAFIDIAANAAETLVTADDGSLFRHDGAVWTRRRPGEAALSAIAIDDEAGFAAGDGGAMYERANGDWESVETPVAADLRGIAVGDQRAVAVGAEGTIVER